The following nucleotide sequence is from Trifolium pratense cultivar HEN17-A07 linkage group LG2, ARS_RC_1.1, whole genome shotgun sequence.
AATTTTGGAGGACTTATAAATATAATACACATTCCTTTAATGGGGAGCATTGCTAAATGGAACGACAAGTTCCAAGCACGACAACGCACAACCTCTTTAAAACAGattgaattttcttttataattgataattaattaaacagTTATTTAGGAATATGTATCTAATTTGATTTatcaataaataatatttttacagatataaaaaaaaaaaatatttttacctGTTCTTATTGATCTTACTTAATCAGAAAGGACGACCGCGCCGATGTTTCGCTCGTGTGAGCCCTTGTTGAAGCGGAGggcctgcaggcactccgacgctcaagtcagtgagGTGAAATGAAGGTTTTCTGTGCTAAAGTATACGTACATCGAGGAATGGCAAGGAGTTGGGTATATATAGGCCCCAGTGCTAGGTCAAGGCCCTTGATGACATTAATgaccatcaagtggctgccgaaAAATGGCTGGAAAGCTAtgatgagcagttaatgctcatcattccggttaacggccgttacaatacgcgtAGGTATTGTGACCGTTGGTGTGTCGAACAGGTCGTCGAGCATTGTTGCGTTAGGTCTTTCTCGGTAGCGGTTGCTCGTAGTATTTTGGTATCCGGGCGTCTAAGCCCGGTCCAAAACACTTATcatcggaaaaaaaaaaatcatttttaggTTTATATGTTTGATGTTTCACAAACtaaccatgatattggtacggaTACCGTTAGCGATGATTAATTTCAGTCTCTAGTTTATATTACgaatcaaatacattaaatattctatgaatctaaaaaattatttctcttATAATAAATACCGAATTGTTTGTAAATTTTAAACAAGTCGAacttaagttgaaaaaaatgattCATGTCGAACTCAAACTAAGTTTTGAGTGGaaccaatttttattgaatCGAGTCAAGCTCAGAAGAGTTCGACTCGACTCATTTTCAgtctattaaaaatttatacaaaatatAATACTCTATAAATAATATAGATTGCTTGAtgtaaaattgttgtttttggaTGCCACCGTTTGCTATAAAAAGATAGGAAaagaagatataaaaaaaacctCAACAAAATGAATGATCACCGCTTGGAATAAAGATGTCATGCGTATGAGACGACAATTTGAGTCGTGCAACAAAGCATTTTCCATTTTGTAAAAACTTTCATTTGTTTGTCCCAAAATTAACTGGTTTATATAACAGCTGTCATATGCCAAAATGCCATATTTGGAAACAATTTTGTGGTTCCAAAATGGCTGCTGTCATGCACAAAATCGATGTTGTTGTCATGTGAATTTGAGAAAAAACATGCTCAGAGCGTTGATGTTGTCATGTGTAAAAAACATATCAGAAGAGGATCACTAAATGGAAAATAAAGCTTGCTATTGAATAATATTGGAAGAGAGCATATAATTGTAGTAATTTCCTACGGAGCACAGACACAGTCGCGGATGCAATACaaacgtcgacaccgataataatttgaaaaaatgacatgaTTCATCGTAATTAACTAATTATATGTGTTGGTCACCGCAACACGCCGTGCTTCATAGGTAATTTCTAGCAATTGTTTTGCTTTATTGCTTATAACATTGACTCTTGTACTTTCTTTCTATTATTCCctctttggaaaaaaaatgcTTTCACACAAATTTTATAGTACAAAATGATTGAGCCATCCCAAGAAAATCCTCATATTGAGATCCTTAACAAATCTATCACCAAATTCTCCATCATCAACAAAGCATCTTCAGCAGAGCAGTTGTTTCCTTTTCCTGCAAAACTCAAATAATCCATTATTGGAAAACAACTCAATAAACATGCAAGTGTATCTATTTTCATTTATAGGAAACAATAAACATACCATAAAATGGTGGTGGTTGATTTTTGAGAGGGCAGGTGGAAATAGGAAGCACAGGGAGATTTTGGCAATTGcatatttcaatcatatatcCATCTGGATCATGAAAGAATAGTTGATCAACCTGAATTCCACTATCCTCCACAACTGCTGTCACATACTCAATTTTCATTGCATCAAGATTCTTCATTATAAGTTTCATGTCTGAGGACTGAAAAGATATGTGATTTTCTTTGGGGTTTATTTCTCCTCTTTTTGCTGCAACTTTATCTGACTCTAGTAGGTGAATGCCAATGCCATAATTGAATAACctatatatgcatatattaaCCAAAAAAACTTACCTTAGTTGCTAAAGctagaaaatataaaatgtacCAATAAGCACAACAATATAAAAGCAAGTTGACTTTATGTTATCTTTTAtcataaaaatagcttatacataaacaaACGCTTATATAATCACAGCAACTTACCAAGCCCCTTCAAATTTGAAAGAAGATGGCCTTTTAATAAGCACAAATCCGAGGACATTCTCATAGAATTTGACAGACTCTTGTACACTTCTACATACAAAAGAGACATGATTCAGTGAAAGTAGAGGTAGAGGCATTACTTGTGATGAAGCTGAAGTTGAATTCAATGCCAATGACTCTGCTTCCACATTCACTATCTCTCCTACATTCCCCATCTCAAAATTTCAATGTAAAATCTTATACACTACAATTTGTGTGTGTAATTATGCTGCAGTAGAAGCAACACCAAAGTGAGGTTATATAAAGGTACAAGTTATGTTCTAGAGTGTTGAAAGTATGTTGTTTTTGTAAGCTTAATTCACAGATAAATGTAAAATGGAATTAGTCCTTATCTGTTCATACGTCGTCATGTACACTACATCATCAATTTTCTGTCTTCTGTAGTTGTATATTGGGCCTACATATTTCATTTCATAAGAAACGTGGGACATGTtgtataattattttctttttctgaatatTGGGATTTGTCCAAGGTCAAACAATTGGATTTGTTTGATATCTCACTATTAGAATTTGTGAGGTCTATATATTCAATCACAAAAgttagcttgagagttgaggtttgcgcTACACTTATAAAGACTATATTTGTCATATTTctagccaatgtgagacttctaacactCACCTAAATGTATCCGCAGATACACTATATATatttggatagaagattcttcaaaaaaagggggtcaaaaaataatttattcatttttgatagttttttttttatataatatttgtgGGTTTTACACTAtgaattttggaattttttcaATCTTGGTGAAATAATTGAATTTGTTTGATATTTCATCTAAATGGATCCACATACACACTATATATGTATTGGATATAAGATTCGTCAAAAAAGAggataaaaaacaatttattcatttcaatatttttttttttggcaaaattcATTTCGATggttattttacaatttttgtgGGTTAAAAAATACgtattttattttcgaatataaaaaataggctaaaaaatattatctatcTATTTCTCTCCGGTCCAATTTTATTATGTTCTATATTATCTTGTGTTGTCCTGTACTTTATGTCAAGTATTTACTGCTTTGCGAATCAATCACATCTtgtatgttatatttatttatatgttcaCACATTATATGcatacatttattttaaatagCGGAAAATTGTATAGTAAAATACTCTCCACTAATTTCCGGCCCCGTTAGACATCCATAAGTAAGCCTTTGTGATAGTACATAATTTTGATGAATTATGGGTAAGGAAAAAGGATGAAAAATGAGAGGGACCAAGATTTCCTGCCATGAAAAAACAACACAGTAGCACGCAGTAACTCTATCCATTGATTTTGCATCAGACATCTTACAGTACACATGCTTTAAAATATTATGGACCGTTTACTAAAATCGGACGACTGATACTGTAATTGCGTTAACACATTTACAACATGCAATATTCTATTTCCAAATGAGAGACATTgggtgttttgttttctttaaaaTGATTGTGCCATTGAAAAGACTTGGTGTAGTGATGGTGATGAACAAGAAGCCATGTgggacaaaacaaaaaaatcagaaaTCAGAGATTGGTTGGGTCCAGCTAGATTGATTATTTGAACCCATGTCACTGATTTTGAACAACATACCTCCACTTtgttattcattcattcatagatttctttctgataaaaaaaaataatcatagatttgtttattcattgcaaattaaatttcaaaattaatttcgtTTGGACCCTAGTTAGCTGGAATGAAAATTGTAGTATGTCACTGGGGACCAAAACTATaatcataaataaatgaatgaaagGAAAGAAACATATATGATTATTTGTGTGGTTTGTTGAAGTGATCTGTATATATCTCAATGCATGCTTCCTAATGATGATCACACATTCACACATAGGGTTGggtaggtaaaaaaaaaaaataaataaatatatatatatatatatatatatatatatatatatatatatatatatatatatatatatatatatatatatatatatatggagttGATTAGTGATGTGGAATGTGGATAACTCCACATTAAATATTACAAGCTTTTTTCACAAGCTGGACTTAAGTACTACTAGTACCAATTCACTTTATTTTACcttttgttacaaaaaatagtttatacataaaatagttactatataatatataatatacactagaaactctttaaattaataatgtcaGAACCggagaaatttattaatttagagagttattaatttatcgataaattaataattattaatttaaaaagtttttaagtaattatactttacataccaaacaaaaagaCAAATTAGTCTATGTCTCTTAGAATTACGTTGCAGCGAACCTTGGGACTCAACGCAAATTAGTAACTATTGTGTTCCTATGCATTGGAAATCAATAATGACTTTTGAAGTATAAATGTAAACAAGAGGAACAAATGtgttcaatatatttttttcaatttctatgaattattaatttatgattttcttgggATCGAAAATTATAAAGGGGATTTTccgaaaaattattatcttattattttatcgagtttttcaattttttacattgGCCCAAGTCGGGACCggacaaaattattattttagagagtttattaatttaccgagtattaatttaaagagtttatACTGTACACTCACTTGATTAAACTTAacaattaataatcaggaataagtgggtccgccccttaaagggccggccccttaaggccctttttacagctctacttAACATATAACTTTTTATAACAAAGCTTAATTAAatgtatttgaattttgaactaACATGAAACTTCACAGTTCACACCCTATTATATGAAGCATCACGTTTTTTTGACTCAAGTTGCTACTGACTTAACACGAAAAGAAACATATATAAGTGAATTTTATATATAGAGGGGATCAGTACAATATCTATCTCAATGAAACGTGAATTCCAAGTTTCTAAACGTTTTTCCCTCCGCAACTTCAACTTGTTCTTTGCAACttataaaagattattttaCAGTAACGTTAAAAATATAGTAATCTTACATTAAAGAACACGATAAAGATTTTACAAGTTACAGTGACATTACAAATTTAATAAtccatgttaaaaaaaatgtacctGACTGATTCTATAAAGATTTGGGATTATTAAATGGCATTTCAATGGTTTTTAAAGGATGCATTTGCAATATCTATTATATATGGGCCTGTTTTTAATagattatttgagtttatataTTGCTATAAGCACTTACAGCACTGTTTGAATTGAAAGACCTTACAAAAACAACTTACAACATATCAATAAgttattttcaacttattttcataatatAGAAACAATTTATAACTTATGTGTTAAGAAGTTCcacatcggttgtgagatgGCCTGAATgcgtgtttataagtgagagcaATTCTCGCCTTACAGGCtgattttgtaaggttgagttaggctcaactctcaattctaagataatGTGAAAACAACTTGTAGTTTATGCAAATCAGTTTTGACtttatatataagctatttttatcttttgttataaacaAGTTCATAAACGATAATCACTTATATTGTAATTGCTTAATTAAGTTTAACATGTTTTTGAACTAACATGAAACTTCACTTTTTTTACTTTCTCAAGCTGCTGCTGATTTGACATGAAAAGAAACATGAGtgaatttttatatatagaccACTTTGAATCAGTACAACATCTTTCTCATTCTGATTGAGTTCAAAGTTTCTAAATATATGTTACAAGTTACACTAACGTTCCAAATACAACAGTACACATTAAATAACACGGTCAATCAATATCTTGAGGAATTTGTCGAACCGGAAAAATCATGTTCCTTCCAAATTTAAGGAATCTTCAAATTCCCAGCTGCTATTAACAGCTAACTAGCTGCCACTGTCAGTACCTTTTGCAAGTTAAATGGGGAGGGAAAGGAATGGTCATCATAGTGTGTAGGCATGCATGAAACACGATGAGGGCATAACATAAGGAACATGATTAATGGTACTATTCCTTTCTTCTGTCATTCGCCCGAGgcaataacaacaaaaacatcatcaaGAGACCATTTTCTTGTAACTGACTTTTCTGAAGGGTTGATAGTAGCACGTTCTTGGTTGCAAAGACGATAGCCTATAACAATCTCCTTTCTTGTACGGCCCCTAATCATTATGTCGTAAAAACAAAGCTCCTCCTGGTCAAATAAATAGAACTCTGCTGGCTTAATGCACATTTCATTCCCCTGTATAATTGCACCACAATTCCAACATTATATGTCATTCATTTTGCCCTTTTAATGCAAAAccatataatataaacaaaattctcAAAAATACTAAACTAGCAGTTTCACTTTCACATTTAGAGAATCGAAAATTCTAGAGAacaaaagaaattgaaattcAACTGAAATCCATCAACAAGATGAGAAACAGCTAAAATAAGTTCAAATGAGGCCTACCTCCTCCGCGAATAATTCCTCAAGAACACGGTTGATTTGTTTGTCTTCGGCCACCATAGCTAGTGCCATGCTAACCAGCTCATTAGATAATACATAATCACTTATTCTGGACACGGAAACTAGATTTCTAGTCCTAGAATCCAAAATTTCACTAATTATAATTGATTTGTCTGAAGCTTGCTGCATTTCACGGATCCATGAGTTGTGAGAGAATCCAGATAACCTCAAAGTTGACTTTGTGTCTTTGTATGGTAGACGTCTcgactacaaaaaaaaaa
It contains:
- the LOC123910746 gene encoding glyoxylase I 4-like, whose amino-acid sequence is MGNVGEIVNVEAESLALNSTSASSQVMPLPLLSLNHVSFVCRSVQESVKFYENVLGFVLIKRPSSFKFEGAWLFNYGIGIHLLESDKVAAKRGEINPKENHISFQSSDMKLIMKNLDAMKIEYVTAVVEDSGIQVDQLFFHDPDGYMIEICNCQNLPVLPISTCPLKNQPPPFYGKGNNCSAEDALLMMENLVIDLLRISI